The following proteins are encoded in a genomic region of Catellatospora sp. TT07R-123:
- the rpsM gene encoding 30S ribosomal protein S13, producing MARLVGVDLPREKRVEIALTYIFGIGRTRSVELCSATGIDPNKRAKDLTDEEVLQLREYIEANFKVEGDLRREVAADIRRKVEIGCYEGIRHRKGLPVRGQRTRTNARTRKGPKRTVAGKKKPGKK from the coding sequence ATGGCACGTCTCGTCGGCGTCGATCTCCCCCGCGAGAAGCGGGTCGAGATCGCGCTCACCTACATTTTCGGCATCGGCCGCACCCGCTCGGTGGAGCTGTGCTCCGCCACGGGCATCGACCCGAACAAGCGGGCCAAGGACCTCACCGACGAAGAGGTCCTCCAGCTTCGTGAGTACATCGAAGCGAACTTCAAGGTTGAAGGCGACCTGCGCCGCGAGGTCGCCGCTGACATCCGCCGCAAGGTGGAGATCGGTTGCTACGAGGGCATCCGGCACCGTAAGGGCCTGCCTGTCCGTGGGCAGCGCACCCGCACGAACGCTCGTACCCGCAAGGGCCCGAAGCGCACCGTGGCCGGCAAGAAGAAGCCCGGCAAGAAGTAA
- the rpsK gene encoding 30S ribosomal protein S11, which translates to MPPKARTGAAVKKVRRKERKNVSHGQAHIKSTFNNTIVSITDPTGAVISWASAGQVGFKGSRKSTPFAAQLAAEAAARRAMEHGMRKVDVFVKGPGSGRETAIRSLTAAGLEVGQISDVTPQPHNGCRPPKRRRV; encoded by the coding sequence ATGCCACCCAAGGCACGCACCGGGGCTGCTGTAAAGAAGGTCCGGCGTAAAGAACGTAAGAACGTCTCCCACGGGCAGGCGCACATCAAGAGCACGTTCAACAACACCATCGTGTCCATCACGGACCCGACCGGTGCTGTGATCTCGTGGGCCTCCGCCGGCCAGGTCGGCTTCAAGGGCTCGCGCAAGTCGACCCCGTTCGCCGCGCAGCTGGCCGCCGAGGCGGCCGCCCGTCGCGCGATGGAGCACGGCATGCGCAAGGTCGACGTGTTCGTCAAGGGTCCGGGCTCCGGCCGTGAGACCGCCATCCGTTCGCTGACCGCTGCCGGTCTCGAGGTCGGGCAGATCTCCGACGTCACGCCGCAGCCGCACAACGGGTGCCGTCCGCCGAAGCGCCGCCGGGTCTAA
- a CDS encoding DNA-directed RNA polymerase subunit alpha, with translation MLISQRPTLTEETINETRSRFTIEPLEPGFGYTLGNSLRRTLLSSIPGAAVTSIKIDGVLHEFTTIPGVKEDVVELVMNVKDLCVSSEHDEPVSMYLRKQGPGDVTAGDIQPPAGVSVHNPDLKLATLNGKGRLDMELTVERGRGYVTAAQNKNAGAEIGRIPVDSIYSPVLKVTYRVEATRVEQRTDFDRLIIDVESKASIPPRTALASAGSTLVELFGLCRELDETAEGIDIGPSPQDAQLAADLALPIEELDLTVRSYNCLKREGINSVGELIGRTEADLLDIRNFGQKSIDEVKMKLAGMGLGLKDSAPNFDPAHVVDTYGEADYDTDDYRETEQL, from the coding sequence GTGCTCATCTCTCAGCGACCGACTCTCACCGAAGAGACGATCAACGAGACCCGCTCCCGGTTCACCATCGAGCCGCTTGAGCCCGGATTCGGCTACACCCTCGGCAACTCGCTGCGTCGCACGCTGCTCAGCTCGATCCCGGGCGCGGCCGTGACCAGCATCAAGATCGACGGTGTGCTGCACGAGTTCACCACGATCCCCGGTGTCAAGGAGGACGTGGTCGAGCTGGTCATGAACGTCAAGGACCTGTGCGTCTCGTCGGAGCACGACGAGCCGGTCAGCATGTACCTGCGCAAGCAGGGCCCTGGCGACGTGACCGCCGGTGACATCCAGCCCCCGGCCGGTGTCAGCGTGCACAACCCGGACCTCAAGCTCGCCACCCTGAACGGCAAGGGTCGGCTCGACATGGAGCTGACCGTCGAGCGGGGTCGTGGCTACGTCACGGCGGCGCAGAACAAGAACGCCGGTGCCGAGATCGGCCGCATCCCGGTCGACTCGATCTACTCGCCGGTGCTCAAGGTGACCTACCGGGTCGAGGCGACCCGTGTCGAGCAGCGCACCGACTTCGACCGTCTGATCATCGACGTCGAGTCGAAGGCGTCCATCCCCCCGCGGACCGCGCTGGCCTCGGCCGGCTCGACCCTGGTCGAGCTGTTCGGCCTGTGCCGCGAGCTGGACGAGACCGCCGAGGGCATCGACATCGGCCCGTCGCCGCAGGACGCGCAGCTCGCTGCCGACCTGGCACTGCCGATCGAGGAGCTGGACCTGACCGTCCGGTCGTACAACTGCCTCAAGCGCGAGGGCATCAACAGCGTTGGTGAGCTCATCGGGCGTACCGAGGCGGACCTGCTCGACATCCGCAACTTCGGGCAGAAGTCGATCGACGAGGTCAAGATGAAGCTGGCCGGAATGGGTCTGGGGCTGAAGGACTCGGCCCCGAACTTCGACCCGGCGCACGTCGTGGACACCTACGGCGAGGCTGACTACGACACTGACGACTACCGTGAGACCGAGCAGCTGTAA
- the rpmJ gene encoding 50S ribosomal protein L36, with protein MKVKPSVKKICNKCRVIRRHGRVMIICDDPRHKQRQG; from the coding sequence GTGAAGGTCAAGCCGAGTGTCAAGAAGATCTGCAACAAGTGCCGCGTCATCCGTCGGCACGGCCGCGTCATGATCATTTGTGACGACCCGCGCCACAAGCAGCGCCAGGGCTGA
- the rpsD gene encoding 30S ribosomal protein S4, with protein MARYTGADCRRCRREKVKLFLKGSKCDGPKCPFESRPFPPGQHGRGRTKESEYLLQLREKQKARRIYGVLEKQFRGYYEEANRKSGKTGEVLLQILESRLDNVVYRAGLAKSRDHARQVVKHGHFLVNGKKVDIPSYRVTEHDIVEVRDKSRQLTPFVVAQAEAGSRGVPAWLEVIPSQFKVLVHTLPARQVIDTQVQEQLIVELYSK; from the coding sequence ATGGCTCGTTACACCGGCGCAGACTGCCGCCGTTGCCGTCGCGAGAAGGTCAAGCTGTTCCTCAAGGGCAGCAAGTGCGATGGGCCGAAGTGCCCGTTCGAGTCGCGCCCCTTCCCGCCCGGCCAGCACGGCCGCGGTCGCACCAAGGAGTCCGAGTACCTGCTCCAGCTTCGCGAGAAGCAGAAGGCCCGCCGCATCTACGGCGTGCTGGAGAAGCAGTTCCGGGGCTACTACGAAGAGGCCAACCGCAAGTCCGGCAAGACCGGTGAGGTTCTGCTCCAGATCCTCGAGTCGCGCCTGGACAACGTCGTCTACCGGGCCGGCCTGGCCAAGTCCCGTGACCACGCCCGCCAGGTCGTGAAGCACGGTCACTTCCTGGTCAACGGCAAGAAGGTCGACATCCCGTCGTACCGGGTGACCGAGCACGACATCGTCGAGGTCCGGGACAAGTCCCGTCAGCTCACGCCGTTCGTCGTGGCGCAGGCCGAGGCCGGCTCGCGCGGCGTGCCGGCCTGGCTGGAGGTCATCCCCAGCCAGTTCAAGGTCCTGGTCCACACGCTCCCGGCCCGCCAGGTGATCGACACCCAGGTCCAGGAGCAGCTGATCGTCGAGCTCTACTCCAAGTAA
- the infA gene encoding translation initiation factor IF-1 encodes MPKKDGAIEIEGRVIEPLPNAMFRVELANGHRVLAHISGKMRQHYIRILPEDRVVVELSPYDLTRGRIVYRYK; translated from the coding sequence ATGCCGAAGAAAGACGGGGCCATCGAGATCGAGGGCCGAGTTATCGAGCCGCTCCCGAACGCAATGTTCCGGGTAGAGCTCGCTAACGGTCACAGAGTCTTGGCCCACATCAGCGGCAAGATGCGTCAGCACTACATTCGCATCCTGCCCGAGGACCGAGTCGTCGTCGAACTCTCGCCGTACGACCTCACCCGCGGGCGGATCGTCTACCGCTACAAGTAA